A genomic stretch from Pseudomonas mendocina includes:
- the yihA gene encoding ribosome biogenesis GTP-binding protein YihA/YsxC, translated as MQAKNPIIGLCQQASFLISAAKVEQCPEDSGYEIAFAGRSNAGKSSALNTLTHASLARTSKTPGRTQLLNFFSLDEDRRLVDLPGYGYAKVPIPLKMHWQKHLEAYLGSRECLRGLILMMDIRHPLTEFDEMMLDWSTASGMPMHILLTKADKLAFGAAKNTLLKVQQEIRKRWGDRISIQLFSAPKRQGIEQAQSVLAQWFELGEFAQPDEAQD; from the coding sequence ATGCAAGCTAAAAACCCGATCATCGGCCTTTGTCAGCAGGCCAGTTTTCTTATCAGCGCAGCCAAAGTTGAGCAGTGCCCTGAAGACAGCGGCTATGAAATCGCTTTTGCCGGTCGCTCTAACGCTGGTAAATCCAGCGCATTGAACACCCTGACCCATGCCAGCTTGGCCCGCACATCGAAAACCCCAGGCCGCACTCAACTGCTGAACTTCTTCAGTTTGGACGAGGATCGCCGCCTGGTCGACCTACCGGGTTATGGCTACGCGAAAGTGCCAATCCCGCTGAAAATGCACTGGCAAAAACACCTAGAAGCTTATTTGGGCAGCCGTGAATGCCTGCGCGGCTTGATTCTGATGATGGATATCCGCCATCCGCTGACCGAGTTCGACGAGATGATGCTGGACTGGTCTACAGCCAGCGGCATGCCCATGCACATTCTTTTGACCAAGGCCGACAAACTGGCTTTTGGCGCAGCTAAGAACACCTTGCTGAAGGTTCAGCAGGAAATTCGCAAGCGCTGGGGCGACCGAATCAGCATCCAGTTGTTCTCTGCACCTAAACGTCAAGGCATCGAACAAGCCCAGAGTGTGTTGGCGCAGTGGTTTGAGCTGGGAGAGTTTGCTCAACCGGATGAGGCGCAGGACTGA
- a CDS encoding c-type cytochrome, whose amino-acid sequence MTKLLFAASVLALSFSVQAAQDTEAVYARSCGICHNGQIPIAPARGDKVAWQKRLEKGSDALVRSVTNGLNAMPPRGMCMDCSAEDYLALIKLMSE is encoded by the coding sequence ATGACAAAATTGTTGTTTGCAGCCAGTGTATTGGCACTGTCCTTTAGTGTGCAGGCTGCACAGGACACAGAAGCTGTTTATGCGCGTTCGTGCGGGATTTGTCATAACGGTCAGATCCCAATCGCCCCGGCGCGTGGTGACAAGGTTGCTTGGCAAAAACGGTTGGAAAAAGGCTCTGATGCCTTGGTCCGCAGTGTAACCAACGGCCTGAATGCGATGCCGCCGCGTGGGATGTGTATGGACTGTAGCGCTGAGGATTACCTGGCACTCATCAAGTTGATGTCAGAGTAA
- a CDS encoding methionine ABC transporter ATP-binding protein, protein MINFHQVHKAYRVNGQDIPALQPSDLQIARGEVFGIIGHSGAGKSTLLRLINRLEEPSGGRIDIDGENVTALDADGLRELRQQIGMIFQHFNLLSSKTVADNVALPLKLAGKLSRSEIDQRVAKLLNRVGLSDHARKYPAQLSGGQKQRVGIARALATEPKILLCDEATSALDPQTTASVLQLLAEINRELNLTIVLITHEMDVIRRVCDRVAVMDAGVIVEMGPVAQVFLHPQHPTTKRFVQEAEHVDENDQHADFNNVSGRILRLTFQGDATYAPLLGTVARETGVDYSILAGRIDRIKDTPYGQLTLALTGGDTDAALERFAAADVHLEVLR, encoded by the coding sequence GTGATCAACTTCCATCAGGTCCATAAGGCATACAGAGTCAATGGACAGGACATCCCCGCTTTGCAGCCCAGCGATCTACAAATTGCCCGCGGCGAGGTATTTGGCATCATCGGTCATTCTGGTGCAGGTAAAAGCACCTTGTTGCGCCTGATCAACCGTCTGGAAGAACCGTCAGGCGGACGCATCGACATTGATGGTGAAAACGTCACCGCACTGGACGCTGACGGCTTGCGCGAGCTTCGTCAGCAAATCGGTATGATCTTCCAGCACTTCAACCTGCTTTCCTCCAAAACCGTTGCCGACAACGTAGCTTTGCCTCTGAAACTGGCAGGTAAGCTCTCACGCAGCGAAATCGATCAGCGCGTAGCCAAGCTGCTGAACAGGGTTGGATTAAGTGACCATGCCCGCAAGTACCCCGCACAGTTGTCCGGCGGACAGAAGCAGCGCGTCGGCATCGCCCGCGCTCTGGCTACTGAGCCAAAGATCCTGCTGTGTGATGAAGCCACCAGCGCACTCGACCCACAGACCACCGCCTCAGTGCTGCAACTACTGGCCGAAATCAACCGCGAACTGAATCTGACTATTGTCCTGATCACCCACGAGATGGATGTTATCCGACGAGTCTGTGACCGTGTCGCAGTCATGGATGCCGGAGTCATCGTCGAAATGGGCCCAGTGGCTCAGGTGTTCCTCCACCCACAACACCCGACCACCAAGCGTTTCGTGCAAGAAGCCGAGCATGTGGATGAAAACGACCAGCATGCTGACTTCAATAATGTCTCCGGCCGTATCCTGCGCCTGACCTTCCAGGGCGATGCCACTTACGCACCGCTGCTGGGCACAGTGGCCCGTGAGACAGGTGTCGACTACAGCATCCTTGCTGGACGTATCGACCGCATCAAAGACACCCCCTACGGCCAACTGACCCTGGCCCTGACTGGCGGCGATACCGACGCTGCCCTTGAGCGCTTTGCCGCCGCTGATGTGCATCTGGAGGTGCTGCGCTAA
- a CDS encoding homoserine kinase: MSVFTPLERPALEAFLAPYNLGRLIDFQGIAAGSENSNFFVSLEQGEFVLTLIERGPSADLPFFIELLDVLHTAGLPVPYALRTSDGEALRSLAGKPALLQPRLSGKHVQNPNAHQCQEVGNLLARIHLATREHPLKRQSDRDLDWMLEEGSKQAKHLSGDQASLLQNTLQEIQTHKQRLLALPQANLHADLFRDNALFDGNHLAGVIDFYNACSGPMLYDLAIALNDWCSNADGSLDHKRAEALLAAYASQRPFTPAETQLWPSMLRIACVRFWLSRLIAARSFAGQEVLIHDPAELEQRLAQRQSVDLALPLAF, from the coding sequence ATGTCGGTGTTTACCCCGCTTGAGCGCCCGGCGCTCGAAGCATTTCTCGCGCCCTACAATCTGGGTCGTTTGATCGACTTTCAGGGCATTGCCGCCGGGAGCGAGAACAGTAATTTTTTCGTCAGCCTGGAACAGGGTGAATTCGTCCTAACCCTGATTGAGCGGGGCCCCAGCGCCGACCTGCCGTTTTTTATAGAACTGCTGGATGTACTGCACACGGCTGGTTTACCGGTGCCTTACGCTTTGCGCACGTCAGATGGCGAAGCTCTGCGCAGCCTCGCAGGCAAACCGGCATTGCTACAACCGCGCCTAAGCGGCAAGCATGTGCAGAACCCGAACGCGCATCAGTGTCAGGAAGTGGGCAATTTGCTGGCCCGCATCCACTTGGCGACCCGAGAGCACCCACTTAAACGCCAGAGCGACCGCGATCTGGATTGGATGCTTGAAGAGGGCTCAAAACAAGCTAAACACCTATCAGGTGATCAGGCCTCATTGCTGCAAAACACTCTGCAAGAGATTCAAACGCATAAACAACGCTTGCTGGCACTGCCTCAAGCCAATTTGCATGCGGATCTGTTTCGCGATAACGCATTGTTCGACGGCAACCATCTGGCCGGAGTAATCGATTTCTATAACGCCTGCTCCGGACCGATGCTGTATGACCTAGCCATCGCGCTCAATGACTGGTGTTCCAACGCAGACGGCAGCCTGGACCATAAGCGCGCCGAAGCCCTGCTGGCTGCTTACGCCAGTCAGCGACCGTTCACCCCGGCGGAAACGCAGTTATGGCCAAGCATGCTGCGTATCGCCTGCGTGCGCTTCTGGCTATCACGCCTGATTGCAGCGCGATCTTTTGCCGGGCAGGAAGTATTAATTCACGATCCTGCCGAACTCGAACAGCGCCTGGCTCAACGCCAAAGCGTTGATTTGGCGCTGCCGCTCGCCTTTTAA
- the znuC gene encoding zinc ABC transporter ATP-binding protein ZnuC, with amino-acid sequence MSEPLISLDRVGVTLSGQNVLQDVELKVKPGEIVTLIGPNGAGKTTLVRAVLGLLKATTGSVWRKPKLRIGYMPQKLHVDPTLPLSVLRFLRLVPGANRANIEAALNEVGAAHIIDSPLQSVSGGELQRVLLARALLRKPELLVLDEPVQGVDVAGQAELYRLITQLRDRYGCGVLMVSHDLHLVMSTTDQVVCLNRHVCCSGHPEQVSFDPAFVELFGQDAKSLAIYTHHHDHEHDSHGAVVSPEKPGMVIKGLVKPHIHGDGCNHA; translated from the coding sequence ATGAGTGAACCGCTGATCAGCCTTGATCGAGTGGGTGTGACACTCTCAGGGCAGAACGTGCTGCAAGATGTCGAACTGAAGGTAAAACCCGGCGAGATCGTCACCCTGATCGGCCCTAACGGCGCCGGTAAAACCACCTTGGTACGCGCCGTTCTCGGTCTGCTCAAAGCCACCACGGGTAGCGTCTGGCGCAAACCGAAACTGCGCATCGGTTACATGCCGCAAAAACTCCACGTAGACCCGACTCTGCCACTCTCTGTACTGCGATTCCTGCGTTTAGTACCTGGCGCCAATCGCGCCAACATTGAAGCAGCCCTTAACGAAGTAGGCGCGGCCCATATTATCGACAGCCCACTGCAAAGTGTTTCCGGCGGAGAGCTGCAGCGCGTATTGCTGGCTCGCGCCCTGCTCCGTAAGCCGGAGCTGCTGGTACTGGATGAACCGGTTCAGGGCGTTGACGTGGCTGGTCAGGCCGAGCTGTACCGGTTGATCACCCAACTGCGTGACCGTTATGGCTGCGGCGTCTTGATGGTGTCCCACGATCTGCACCTGGTGATGAGCACAACCGACCAAGTGGTTTGCCTCAACCGCCATGTTTGCTGCTCAGGCCATCCCGAGCAGGTCAGTTTCGATCCAGCCTTCGTCGAACTCTTCGGACAAGATGCCAAGAGCCTGGCCATCTACACCCATCACCACGACCATGAGCATGACAGCCATGGCGCCGTGGTAAGCCCCGAGAAACCCGGCATGGTTATCAAGGGCCTGGTAAAACCACATATTCACGGAGATGGCTGTAACCATGCCTGA
- the polA gene encoding DNA polymerase I → MSQAPLVLVDGSSYLYRAFHALPPLTTSKGLPTGAVKGVLNMLKSLRKQYPKSPFAVVFDAKGGTFRDEMFADYKANRPSMPDELRVQIEPLHASVRALGYPLLCVEGVEADDVIGTLARQCANGGRDVVISTGDKDMAQLVCPHVTLVNTMTGSVYDIDGVKEKFGVGPELIIDYLALMGDKVDNIPGVPGVGEKTALGLLTGVGGGLDVLYANLDKVPELPIRGAKTLPAKLTEHREMAYLSYALATIKLDVPLDIEIDSLHPGEVDVPVLMELYSELEFKSWRDELVRNNPAAKAQPKALDDDLFALAPSASAPQTSAEKPAVVADAPSEPAQAAVSGEYRCILTQDDFDAWLKTLESAELIAFDTETTGLDSQQAQLVGLSFAVKPGEAVYIPVAHSYMGVPAQLDRDEVLKALKPILENSKTLKVGQHAKYDMNILANASTPISVQGVAFDTMLESYVLDSTATRHDMDSLALKYLDHSTIRFEDIAGKGAKQLTFDQIELEQAAPYAAEDADVTLRLHQHLWSKLQAEPSLAKVLQEIDMPLVPVLARIERQGALVDANLLGLQSQELGEKLVALERQAFEIAGEEFNLASPKQLGTILYEKLGLPVLSKTAKGQPSTAEAVLQELADQDHELPKVLMQYRSLSKLKSTYTDRLPEQINPRTGRIHTSYHQAVAATGRLSSTDPNLQNIPIRTAEGRRIRQAFVAPEGYKLLAADYSQIELRIMAHLAKDEGLLEAFRNGRDVHKATAAEVFGVPLDEVTSDQRRSAKAINFGLIYGMSAFGLAKQIGCDRKQAQAYIDLYFARYPGVQAYMDRTREQAAEQGYVETLFGRRLYLPDIHAKNPALRKGAERTAINAPMQGTAADIIKRAMVAVDNWLSESGIDAKVILQVHDELVLEVREDLVAQVTEQIKPLMGGAAELDVPLLVEVGVGGNWDEAH, encoded by the coding sequence ATGAGCCAAGCTCCGTTAGTCCTCGTGGACGGTTCCTCTTACCTGTACCGTGCCTTTCACGCGCTGCCGCCACTGACGACGTCCAAAGGGTTGCCTACCGGCGCCGTTAAGGGCGTACTGAACATGCTCAAGAGCCTGCGCAAACAGTATCCCAAGAGCCCGTTCGCAGTGGTGTTCGACGCCAAGGGCGGCACGTTCCGCGATGAAATGTTCGCCGACTACAAGGCCAATCGTCCGTCCATGCCGGATGAGCTGCGGGTTCAGATCGAGCCGTTGCACGCCAGTGTGCGTGCCCTGGGCTATCCGCTGCTGTGCGTTGAGGGGGTAGAGGCCGACGACGTGATCGGCACCCTGGCCCGGCAATGCGCAAACGGCGGTCGCGACGTAGTCATCTCCACCGGCGACAAGGACATGGCGCAGCTGGTTTGTCCGCACGTTACGCTGGTCAACACCATGACGGGAAGTGTCTACGACATTGATGGCGTTAAAGAGAAATTCGGTGTCGGTCCTGAGTTGATCATCGACTACCTGGCGCTGATGGGCGATAAGGTCGACAACATTCCCGGCGTCCCGGGCGTGGGCGAGAAAACCGCATTAGGTCTGCTAACCGGTGTGGGCGGCGGCCTGGATGTGCTTTACGCGAATCTGGATAAAGTCCCGGAGTTGCCGATCCGTGGTGCCAAGACACTGCCAGCCAAGCTCACCGAACATCGCGAGATGGCGTACTTGTCCTACGCTCTGGCGACCATCAAGTTGGACGTGCCGCTGGACATTGAAATCGATTCCCTACACCCAGGCGAGGTGGATGTACCTGTGTTGATGGAGTTGTACAGCGAGTTGGAGTTCAAAAGCTGGCGTGACGAGCTGGTGCGTAACAATCCCGCTGCCAAGGCTCAACCCAAAGCGCTGGATGATGATCTGTTCGCGCTGGCTCCGAGCGCCAGTGCGCCGCAAACTTCAGCAGAGAAGCCCGCCGTGGTGGCTGATGCGCCGAGTGAACCTGCTCAGGCCGCTGTAAGTGGCGAATACCGTTGCATTCTCACTCAGGATGACTTCGATGCTTGGCTGAAAACCCTCGAAAGCGCTGAGCTGATTGCTTTCGACACGGAAACCACTGGGTTGGATTCGCAGCAAGCTCAATTGGTCGGCCTGTCTTTTGCGGTCAAGCCGGGTGAGGCGGTGTATATCCCGGTTGCTCACTCCTATATGGGGGTACCCGCTCAACTGGATCGGGATGAAGTGTTAAAGGCACTGAAGCCGATACTGGAAAACTCCAAAACGCTCAAGGTCGGTCAACACGCTAAGTACGACATGAATATCCTGGCTAATGCCTCCACGCCGATTAGCGTGCAGGGCGTAGCCTTTGACACCATGTTGGAATCCTACGTGCTGGACTCCACCGCCACGCGTCACGATATGGACAGCCTGGCCCTGAAATATCTGGATCACAGCACCATCCGTTTCGAAGACATTGCCGGCAAAGGCGCCAAGCAACTGACCTTTGACCAGATCGAGCTGGAACAGGCCGCGCCCTATGCGGCAGAAGATGCTGACGTGACCCTGCGTTTGCATCAGCATCTGTGGAGCAAGCTGCAGGCTGAGCCGAGCCTGGCCAAGGTGTTGCAGGAAATCGACATGCCGCTGGTGCCGGTGCTGGCGCGCATTGAGCGGCAAGGTGCGCTGGTGGATGCCAATCTGCTTGGCCTGCAAAGTCAGGAGCTGGGTGAGAAATTGGTGGCACTGGAGCGTCAGGCGTTTGAGATCGCCGGTGAAGAGTTCAACTTGGCATCGCCTAAGCAGCTCGGCACGATTCTCTATGAAAAGCTGGGCCTGCCAGTCCTGAGTAAAACCGCCAAGGGCCAGCCTTCCACCGCCGAGGCGGTATTGCAGGAACTGGCCGATCAGGACCATGAGCTACCCAAGGTGCTCATGCAGTACCGCAGCCTGAGTAAGCTCAAAAGCACTTACACAGACCGCCTGCCTGAGCAGATTAATCCGCGCACCGGGCGAATTCACACCAGCTACCACCAAGCGGTGGCGGCCACTGGGCGTCTGTCCTCGACTGACCCGAACTTGCAGAACATCCCGATTCGCACAGCCGAAGGGCGTCGTATTCGTCAGGCTTTCGTTGCCCCTGAAGGCTATAAGCTATTGGCGGCGGACTATTCCCAGATCGAGCTGCGCATCATGGCCCACCTGGCTAAGGATGAAGGGCTGCTAGAGGCCTTCCGCAATGGTCGCGATGTGCACAAGGCAACTGCCGCAGAGGTCTTCGGCGTACCGCTGGACGAGGTGACCAGCGATCAGCGCCGCAGCGCTAAGGCTATTAACTTCGGCTTGATTTATGGCATGAGCGCGTTTGGCCTGGCCAAGCAGATCGGCTGTGACCGCAAGCAGGCGCAGGCTTATATCGACCTGTACTTCGCCCGCTATCCGGGGGTTCAGGCCTATATGGATCGCACTCGCGAGCAGGCTGCGGAGCAGGGTTACGTAGAAACCCTGTTCGGCCGCCGTTTGTACCTGCCGGATATCCATGCGAAAAACCCGGCGCTGCGCAAAGGTGCTGAGCGCACCGCGATCAACGCGCCCATGCAGGGAACTGCCGCGGACATCATCAAGCGTGCCATGGTGGCTGTGGATAACTGGCTGAGTGAGTCTGGCATCGATGCCAAGGTCATCCTGCAGGTTCATGACGAACTGGTGCTTGAGGTGCGCGAAGACTTGGTGGCTCAGGTGACTGAGCAGATTAAACCGCTGATGGGCGGGGCTGCCGAGTTAGACGTGCCGCTGCTGGTTGAGGTCGGTGTCGGTGGAAATTGGGACGAAGCACACTAA
- a CDS encoding MetQ/NlpA family ABC transporter substrate-binding protein produces the protein MKKLIAAFAALAAFSAQAESLSVAATAVPHAEILEFVKPTLAKEGVELEIKVFTDYVQPNVQVAEKRLDANFFQHQPYLDEFNKGRKTDLVSVASVHVEPFGAYSSKIKTLKDLPEGANVAIPNDATNGGRALLLLQKAGVITLKPEAGILATPKDIVENPKNIKVRELEAATLPRVLTQVDLALINTNYALEAKLNPTKDALAIEGSESPYANILVTRSDNKDSDAVQKLAKALHSDDVKAFINDKYKGAVVPAF, from the coding sequence ATGAAAAAACTGATCGCTGCATTTGCTGCACTGGCTGCTTTCTCTGCCCAGGCTGAAAGCCTGAGCGTTGCTGCCACCGCCGTCCCTCACGCTGAAATCCTCGAATTCGTAAAGCCGACCCTGGCTAAAGAAGGCGTGGAGCTGGAGATCAAAGTCTTCACCGACTACGTACAACCTAACGTGCAGGTTGCCGAGAAACGCCTGGATGCTAACTTCTTCCAGCATCAGCCATACTTGGACGAGTTCAACAAGGGCCGCAAGACTGATCTGGTTAGCGTTGCCAGCGTTCACGTAGAGCCATTTGGTGCCTACTCCAGCAAAATCAAAACCCTGAAGGACCTGCCTGAAGGCGCCAACGTAGCAATCCCGAACGACGCTACCAACGGCGGCCGTGCCCTTCTGCTGCTGCAAAAAGCCGGAGTCATCACCCTGAAGCCCGAAGCTGGCATCCTCGCTACGCCAAAAGACATCGTGGAAAACCCCAAGAACATCAAAGTACGTGAGCTGGAAGCTGCAACACTGCCACGCGTACTGACTCAGGTCGACCTGGCTCTGATCAACACCAACTACGCGCTGGAAGCTAAACTGAACCCAACCAAGGATGCCCTGGCTATCGAAGGCAGCGAATCGCCGTACGCCAACATTCTGGTAACTCGCAGCGATAACAAAGACAGCGATGCCGTTCAGAAGCTGGCTAAAGCCCTGCACAGCGATGATGTAAAAGCCTTTATCAACGACAAGTACAAAGGCGCTGTAGTGCCTGCGTTCTAA
- the znuA gene encoding zinc ABC transporter substrate-binding protein ZnuA produces MRLLSAASLFFVTYVSSICAQAQVQVLTSIKPLQLIAAAVQDELGKPEVLLPPGASPHHYALRPSDVVRVREADLLYWIGPDMEGFLPRVLEGRSKSDVAVQTLSGLTLRHFGEESDGHDHDHDHDHDHDHDHEGHDQDESAADEHDHDHRPGSLDAHLWLHPANARIIADRMAADLAKADPKNAARYQANATAFGQRLAALDQRIKAQVQGVAGKPYFVFHEAYDYFESAYGLKHTGVFSVLAEVQPGARHVAAMRERLQKTGPACIFSEPPLRPRLAQTLSAGLPVKLAELDALGGDLPVNSNGYEALLENLATGLTECLGSL; encoded by the coding sequence TTGCGCCTTTTATCCGCTGCTAGCCTGTTTTTCGTCACTTATGTCTCCAGTATTTGCGCGCAGGCGCAGGTTCAGGTTCTCACCAGCATCAAGCCGTTGCAGTTGATCGCTGCCGCCGTTCAGGATGAGCTGGGTAAACCTGAGGTTCTGCTGCCTCCTGGGGCATCCCCACATCACTATGCCCTGCGTCCGTCGGATGTTGTGCGTGTGCGTGAAGCCGATCTCTTGTACTGGATCGGCCCGGACATGGAGGGTTTTCTGCCCCGCGTTCTGGAAGGTCGCAGCAAATCCGATGTGGCTGTGCAGACCTTATCAGGTTTGACCTTGCGTCATTTTGGCGAGGAATCTGATGGCCACGACCACGACCACGACCACGACCACGACCACGACCACGACCACGAAGGGCATGATCAGGATGAATCCGCAGCGGATGAGCACGACCATGATCACCGCCCCGGCAGTTTAGACGCCCATCTATGGCTGCATCCTGCGAACGCCCGGATTATTGCGGACAGGATGGCGGCAGACCTGGCCAAGGCTGACCCAAAGAATGCTGCACGCTACCAAGCCAATGCGACTGCCTTTGGTCAACGACTGGCGGCATTGGATCAGCGTATTAAGGCACAGGTGCAAGGCGTAGCGGGCAAGCCGTATTTTGTCTTCCACGAAGCCTATGATTACTTTGAGAGTGCCTACGGCCTGAAACACACTGGTGTATTTAGTGTGCTCGCTGAAGTCCAGCCGGGTGCCCGCCATGTTGCGGCCATGCGTGAGCGACTGCAGAAGACGGGGCCAGCCTGTATTTTCAGTGAGCCACCGTTGCGGCCGCGTCTGGCGCAGACATTGAGTGCCGGGTTGCCCGTTAAGTTGGCTGAACTCGATGCTTTAGGTGGGGATTTGCCTGTAAACAGTAACGGTTACGAGGCTCTGCTTGAGAACCTCGCAACCGGACTGACGGAGTGCCTGGGTTCGCTTTAA
- a CDS encoding Fur family transcriptional regulator translates to MNQAPLASRPHDHSHCVHHALTEAENICARQGLRLTALRKRVLELVWQSHKPLGAYDILAVLSEEDGRRAAPPTVYRALDFLLENGLVHRIASLNAFVGCSHPEHAHQGHFFICRDCNAAIELESPAISEAISLCAENVGFAVESQTVEVVGQCSGCRGSA, encoded by the coding sequence ATGAATCAAGCCCCTTTGGCTTCACGCCCCCATGACCACTCGCACTGCGTGCACCATGCGCTGACAGAAGCAGAGAACATCTGCGCCCGCCAGGGCCTGCGCCTGACCGCACTGCGCAAACGCGTGCTAGAGCTGGTCTGGCAAAGCCATAAGCCACTGGGTGCCTACGACATTCTCGCAGTACTGAGCGAAGAAGACGGCCGCCGTGCAGCACCGCCGACCGTTTATCGGGCACTGGACTTCCTTCTGGAGAACGGCTTGGTTCACCGCATCGCGTCGCTAAACGCTTTTGTCGGCTGTAGCCATCCCGAACATGCCCATCAAGGGCATTTCTTTATCTGCCGCGACTGTAATGCCGCCATCGAGCTGGAGAGTCCAGCGATCAGCGAAGCGATCAGCCTGTGCGCCGAAAACGTTGGCTTTGCCGTGGAAAGCCAGACGGTAGAAGTTGTCGGCCAGTGTTCAGGCTGCCGGGGTTCAGCATGA
- a CDS encoding DUF2782 domain-containing protein has product MRTLNSLLLAGLLAVTCVTAQAEEPVSAEPDVTIRQDGDRTIHEYRLNGFLYAIKVTPKNGKPYFLVRADGSDGKFIRSDSPDMLIPAWEIFSW; this is encoded by the coding sequence ATGCGTACACTGAATAGCCTGTTGCTGGCCGGACTACTCGCCGTCACATGTGTGACTGCCCAGGCGGAAGAGCCTGTAAGCGCCGAACCAGATGTAACCATTCGTCAGGACGGTGATCGCACCATCCACGAATACCGTCTCAATGGTTTTTTGTACGCGATTAAAGTCACGCCGAAAAACGGTAAGCCCTATTTTCTGGTGCGCGCTGATGGCAGTGACGGCAAGTTCATACGCTCGGACAGCCCGGATATGTTGATTCCGGCCTGGGAAATTTTCAGCTGGTAA
- the znuB gene encoding zinc ABC transporter permease subunit ZnuB, with amino-acid sequence MPDFLLNALFAGLALALVAGPLGSFVVWRRMAYFGDTLSHAALLGVALGLMLDVSPMLAVTVGCVLLAALLVTVQSRQPLASDTLLGILAHSTLSLGLVALSFMQDVRIDLMSYLFGDLLAVSPTDLAWILGGSALVLLVISLMWRHLLAITVHEELAKVEGLPVAAIRLGLMLLIAVVIAVAMKIVGVLLITSLLIIPAAAAQRHARTPEQMALGASLLGIVAVCGGLSLSWFKDTPAGPSIVVTAAALFLLSFALPKRNA; translated from the coding sequence ATGCCTGATTTTCTCCTCAATGCGCTGTTCGCAGGATTGGCATTGGCACTTGTTGCGGGCCCCCTGGGCTCCTTTGTCGTTTGGCGGCGCATGGCTTACTTTGGCGACACCTTGTCCCACGCTGCCCTACTTGGCGTTGCCCTGGGACTGATGCTGGACGTCAGCCCAATGCTGGCAGTAACCGTCGGCTGCGTACTGCTGGCAGCGCTACTGGTCACCGTGCAAAGTCGCCAACCACTGGCCTCCGATACCTTGCTGGGTATTCTGGCCCACAGCACCCTGTCCCTAGGCTTGGTAGCCCTGAGCTTTATGCAAGATGTTCGCATCGACCTGATGAGCTATCTGTTTGGCGATCTGCTGGCCGTCAGCCCAACCGATCTGGCCTGGATCCTTGGCGGCAGTGCCCTGGTGCTGCTGGTCATTAGCTTGATGTGGCGACACTTGTTGGCCATCACCGTGCACGAAGAACTGGCCAAAGTTGAAGGGCTTCCGGTTGCAGCCATCCGCCTCGGGCTGATGCTGCTGATTGCAGTCGTGATTGCCGTGGCCATGAAAATCGTCGGCGTACTGCTGATCACATCACTGCTGATCATCCCCGCCGCCGCAGCACAACGGCATGCCCGAACGCCCGAACAGATGGCCCTTGGAGCGAGCTTACTGGGCATCGTTGCGGTCTGCGGAGGACTGAGTCTGTCCTGGTTCAAAGACACCCCGGCGGGCCCCTCGATCGTTGTCACTGCTGCGGCACTGTTCCTGTTGAGTTTTGCCCTGCCCAAACGTAATGCCTGA
- a CDS encoding methionine ABC transporter permease, with amino-acid sequence MEALLTQLLPNVDWEEIGYASIDTLSMLGGSMLFTVLLGLPLGVLLFLTGPRQMFEQKALYGVLSLIVNILRSVPFVILLIVMIPFTVIITGTSLGVAGAIPPLVVGATPFFARLVETALREVDRGIIEATQAMGATTRQIVTNALLPEALPGIIAAITVTAITLVSCTAMSGLIGGGGLGDLAVRYGYQRYQPDVMAVTVILLLVLVQILQTTGDKLVVHFSRK; translated from the coding sequence ATGGAAGCCTTACTGACTCAACTGCTGCCCAATGTCGATTGGGAAGAAATCGGTTACGCCAGCATTGATACCCTGAGCATGCTCGGCGGCTCCATGCTGTTTACCGTACTGCTCGGCCTGCCGCTTGGTGTGCTGCTGTTCCTCACCGGCCCGCGCCAGATGTTCGAACAGAAAGCCCTGTATGGCGTACTCTCGCTGATCGTGAATATTCTGCGCTCGGTACCGTTCGTGATTCTGCTAATCGTGATGATCCCCTTCACCGTGATCATCACCGGGACCTCCCTTGGGGTTGCAGGCGCCATACCGCCACTGGTGGTCGGTGCAACGCCCTTCTTCGCACGACTGGTAGAAACTGCTCTGCGTGAAGTGGATCGCGGCATTATCGAAGCCACCCAGGCGATGGGAGCGACTACTCGCCAGATCGTCACCAATGCCCTGCTGCCTGAAGCCCTTCCCGGGATCATTGCAGCCATTACCGTCACAGCCATTACTCTGGTTTCTTGCACCGCCATGAGTGGCTTGATTGGAGGCGGCGGACTGGGCGACCTAGCAGTACGTTATGGCTACCAACGTTACCAACCCGACGTAATGGCTGTAACAGTGATCCTCTTGCTGGTTCTTGTGCAGATTCTGCAAACGACCGGCGACAAACTCGTCGTGCATTTTTCGAGAAAATAG